The Rhipicephalus microplus isolate Deutch F79 unplaced genomic scaffold, USDA_Rmic scaffold_236, whole genome shotgun sequence genomic sequence catctgtaaaaccctggacaacgtctcttgcagcatcatagtacaaattctttttgagtgctatatcgtcgaaaactaaagtgcacactcggtcccgttcattccaagcttgagtaatttgttgcaatggaagaaaggattcctggaattatgcctggagtcatctttacattagctagccacctcttTAATGAACGCCGGgcgggcaaagaaaaatatgggagccagaaatcggtatgctcgcggacctcggaagtttaagtgaagagcaaatttcttgaaccacacgggaaaccgcttgcccttgcgtttgggcctcaagcgaacatgtgcagaaagaagtttaaaaacctcctcggtgacgtgtggtcggataacttcaagggcctttgaagtcgatgacggtgcttggtgaggctgtctccgcagtcttttgatagttttccgatgtgctgctactttggcttgcagatgtttaatggtttgcttgtacttcattgatggagacattgtcgctggcacacaggaacgcactgcaataaacaaaaaaaaatggatgtaaaagcgaagaacaactaatcccatacgagcactttcctcgctctttcagacccaaggtgcacaactttctgtggtgcaaagttttcgattccactacctaaaaacaaaccattcacattgttgacaatgcacaaaaaaaataaaaatcactgagagcccacccttacattttgtaagtgcacagtagtgtccttttgaggatagtttcctcagaatgtcctaaacataaaatagcacattaaaacagctgcaataaaagcatagccacccattttctctagggcactcaggcgtggagctgttggcggagacgtcttctggagggttttgtgaagcttgttcagtgcctcggacagtgctgtcggaacaatcttgcgagcggcctgcggaagtctctatatcaatccactctggtgttgaagtgaacatacaacttaccggtcagacaagttccttttgtgacagctaaatgactggttaaggttttctccggcaagacgaagtcagcggaaattctttcaccagctacaagggagctgccacctgcagaggtttggtcaacagtcaatttcggtaaaaaaaagaaatcgcgacactgaacgcaccctgttcatcggggcacctcaatgtgtgggagccgctttttgaagcctctaccgcaggtcctgaagaaatgaaattacgacaatgtatcagtaagaggcttaaaataacacaaactcaagctcatccgcaccttgcagtgcagcttctgcagccatgtcacagtcactacttgaagcgacgctcagagaacctgcatatatgtgcagttggtacaagttacaaagcttgtagcatggggaaacttaaacagctctttcaaatgcatgaattggtcgaacgtggaagaaaagagaaggcaccaattaggaaacaagtaatttgtgattttttgaattatcaacagtggcagctttcactgatgaaaggtatacgtacatgtgcactcaggcttgaagataacgtgaaatagccctttaaagtcttttaaaacaagttgcgcaggtcaagagcatcaaaaaacgacagaaatgtaaagctgctgttaggaaggtaatagcccacaattcacaaaatttaagactttccaagtgttacttctatagtgaggcttctccatcggctacaaagatcttcacgtTTAACTGTCgtcactgattcaatacaagtggctgctattgcacatatttgagtttcagtcaatcacttacatggtgcagctggttgcacactgggaacagccattcttgtaagccttgtgtgcccagggtccatgaaactttgagcagtaaaatggtcgctacaaaccctgtacgttgcgtacaataggctggctagcttactaaggagatcatcgcgtccagcatactgcatccatgctttcatcctgcattggcaatgaactatcagctgaaaggggaagtgcttgaatagtgattttttattgttaccctcactgagcaagtacgaacagtaagcctaaagacatgcaaaccatacaaaagcttaacacacctgccgtcccgtggtatgcggaagaaactcgtcccaggcttcttgtgggttctgccattgttgaagcaccacgatacacagcagtagctgccgtagcttggaccgccggacggcatggcgtcagcgcggtctgaaaatgttagtaagtggatgcttcgctgtcaaattacgaaaaagatatgtgcacgtcataagtgtaccaacaaacccctttgaatgattagctaatcgatgcacaatacaaaaccagtgatacatctctgacccataaaactctgacttgcaaaggtatacgtcaagaccacgtacaaagatcttcagaagtttcgaGGCCGCTAtccccttgtaatgcaatggtatcgtggcctgggaactttagaacaccttcatacgtacgcagtatcagcagtaccttgggaagaaaaatcgtagttgaaatttatgcggtaaaattatattggaaacgtcaaaaaaatttgtgagcagcttgcactagtggcacaaggctagcgaaaaaacgaagatgatggccacttggctagtccagatttgcctccggcacaccaagaattattcgtgttccgagccttcgggaaacgcgtcgtgaagcatgcgaggcccagcgaatgcttctcaatattttgcaccgagcctatgacctagctgcccagccttgctcagcgcacagacgctcgcgtccgtggcagacgcagcacgcgtcgcttcggcttgacgccgtgccgcctttgctatactgcatacgttgcacaatgttcccgtctagccaccgcatagagccacaaactttctttttagcgaacctcccagtccttacaagcttcagaaaaaggttacaactgcgtgattgagacgccacgtaagaaacaaactcgcacactcgaagcgcaacgtgtgtgtgtgcatctttctatgtttgttgcatggtgtcttattcgcgcaagtgtaaccgttttctgaaaaaatgacccaacaagaccaacaacatgtcattcaacaagcttcgcttgaaaacgtgcctcacctgttatctcacgcatgaaaacgccgacgcagccgacgttgacgaaagcgacgaaagcttctcgctgtcagtcatgcatgggcttgtcgctgggtagatggtgtttatgacagtacggctgaagaaaaataatcgcgtaaggtgtgttgaataaattatttttatgtataaagaacataccaaatttgggcgtataatcattattttgtaaaaacgaatttgttgcattgattataactgttttttttttgcgcttgcggcctctgacgtttggtgagagcactagttcgttacgtagtcatgacgcacttcctgaggccaggtttcgcagagtgtccgctcttgtcttcttctttctctatgacatcaggcctgtaagggagaatggtgtccatggagcatgatggctcacgtccgtacagaaggaagaaaggagaaaagccagtggttgtttgtggcgcagagttgtacgcgtacgtgacaaaagggagcacttggtcccaattaggtcgtcagaggcgtacatggcaagcatatctccaagggtacggttaaagcgtaaatatcaattccgacgcggtcgaatggtctcgctggacaggttaagggttgcaaagggccagcagtgctgtgagaaggcgtcttgcgtcgttgacacgtggtgcatgaccgaacgtactggcgaacgtgccgatacatgccgcgccagtagtatcttagacgaaggcgagagtaagtcttcaatactccagcgtggccacactgggggtcatcgtgaaaggcagcgcagatgtccgaacgcaaatgacgagggatgacaaggagccacctacggccatccgtcacgtaattgcggcgatacaacaagccttcacggacagcaaagtgtcttacttgacgagagagggagcgtgaagtcgtttctgacgaactgtgagagaggacgtcgagcaaagaattgatccagggatccttgcgctgttcggatggcatgtcagtgatgctcaacgatgacgaatcgcaaatggcagttaataagcaggcaaggtcaggaggcagtggagaacgggatagtgcatcggcgtctgaatgtctgagtcctgagcgataaacaacacggatatcgtattcctgaaggcgtaaagcccaacgagcgaggcggccagtaggatctttcatggacgctaaccagcataaggcatggtgatctgtgacaacatcaaactggcgtccgtaaaggtaggtgcgaaattttcctatagcccaaatgatagccaagcactccttttccgtgacggaatagttggactctgccttcgttagtgtacggctggcataggcgacaacgtactcgtcgcagccatccttgcgttgagcgagaatggcaccgaggccgacaccgcttgcatccgtgtgaatttcagtgggtgcattgggatcgaagtggcggagaactggcggagagatgagtagccggcgtagcgccgtgaatgcctcatcgcagtgggaattccagccagagaggtccgtgctacgggagagaggttgagtcagaggggcaattatagaggcaaaattgcgaatgaaacgccgaaaataggaacacaagcctatgaaactacgaagctcctttagggtagtaggcttggggtactcggcaacggcacgcagtttggcaggatctggcgatattccttcttttgaaacgacgtggccgagaattgtgagtttgcgggcgcaaaaacgacatttcttgaagttaagttgcaacccggctgccgtaaggcactggagaacttgttccagacggaaagatgagtttcgaaattcgccgagaatacgactatgtcgtctaaatagcaaagacagatgtgccatttaagtcccctgaggacactgtccatcattctttcaaaagtagcaggcgcattgcaaagaccgaagggcattacattaaattcatataagccgtcaggggtcacaaacgccgtttttggacggtctggttcagccattggtacttgccaatattcagatcgcagatccagtgaagagaaaaactccgcaccttgaaggcaatacaaggcgtcatcaatgcgtggcaggggataaacatccttgcgtgtgatgttgtttagtcgacgataatccacgcaaaacctgatggagccatccttttttcgcacgaggaccactggcgaagcccaaggactgtgtgagtgctgaataacaccacgttgcagcatctcgtcgacgtgttgagtgatgacgtcacgctcggcctgcgagacgcggtaggggcgctgacgaagtggagtatgatgaccggtgtcgatatggtgagcgacaactgacgtgcgtcccaagggaggttgtccgtggtcgaaggaggcgcggaaacggtcaagtagttgaatgagctgattgcgctggtcttgcgtaaggccggtgtctacgctgcgcaacagaacgtcttcgtcaggtagtgaagGCGCGGTGCCatctgtgacagcatccacggacatcggtgtcgtatcataacgggcatcgaaaggaaagatgtcatcataagtgtcaagattcccaatgcattcgccatgcaataaggtagcgggacaagggtacggattgcacacgtacacggcactggagccatcggcaagtgttatgacggcaaacgggacgacaaggttccggcgacgagcgcattcttgtgacggcataaatagggcagttgaatcgaaaatggagttgcacaaaagagataccgcggtgaccgaaaaagcagaaatgacgacgtcagcggcgacgatcacctttttgggtgagcgagggagatctatgaatgtcgtgctgaatggaaacaaaacgagttgagcacgagcgcagtcaacaaaccgcatgattagcggaaagaaagttccatcccaggatgatttcatgagacgcatgcggaaggacgacaaattcaacgatgtaaagcactccttgaatcacaacacgagcattgcatgtggcagaaggttggacgtatTGCGAACTCGCtctgcgtaaagaaatttcaaccagtggagtcgtcactttgttcagtttgcggcataacacttcactgaatATACAAATAGCAGCActtgtgtcgacaagagcagttgtggcgaaaccgtccacaaacacggcaatctcgttagggggcgatagatgaggccttggaaatttcgtcggtggcgcagctcttgcctcaggaactgcgactgttagttttcctcctgggcgtggttggaacggcgaagcatgggggaaggagaccgaagacggggtgaaggagatcgacgtcggctgaagtctggtcgacgtgagcaggggtcatgtgaatcaggtgtcacatgcgattctgatggccgaggtatgttgccggaatgctgcacatcattaaaatagaatccacggcgacgacagtagcgcgcgacatgtcctggaataccacagttgtagcagacgggccggttatccggagtacgccaagagtttacaggtgctcgaggtggtggaatgggccgatttaccggataaactaaaactggtgacctgtagtagttggtggctggactgtatgaagggagcggcggttgggcaggaggtcggcggacggcttctgcataagtcagcggtgcagccactgatattggggatgcggtcgaagggagagcctcggcaacttgcgtctgaatagcacggcgaagtgagtggtccagtgttgtgggggtctcgttgatggtggcgacaagagagagctgtcgagcaacttcctccctgatgtactgttgaatttgaggcattaacacgctgtagtcggagccactgcttttgcactccaaggccgaaatatcagctgtctgcgtattagcgcggcgtgtagaaactcgttgcttgcgcagctcatcgaaactttgacataactgaatcacggccgtgatggtctgtgggtctttggccacaagcatatgaaaagcgtcgtcatcaatgcctttcattatgttctttattctgtcagcctccgtcatcctggcatcaactcgcctacagaggctgatcacatcctcaatgtagctcgtgaagctctcaccatttcgctgaaatcgtccccgcagtctcagttcagcgcgaagcttacgcatggctggacgaccgaaaaacgaggtgacggcctctttgaaaaccgaccaggtggggatgtcggcttggtggttggtgaaccaaaggttggccaaatccgtcaagtagaagatgacgtgaatcagcttcgcagggtcatcccacttgttaatcgcgctggcatgctcgtactctgccagccagtcctcgacatcttgatcttcagtgccgttgtatactggtgggtcacgcagacgaagtacaccagaacacatgacaggtggcagcgtggaagaaccttgtgggggatcgacgcgctcggtcatcgcggactgagatggtagcttacggctgcggagctccaggacgttacccagcacctccaccaaatgcaacgagcaaggttgcgtaaaaacacaggttattattccagaaacgttagccgcaacaagctggtacaggcaggaacccggcaagcacgagccacacacggacgtcaacgtcttctttcacgctggcacagagctggcgccactatgcttcggtacaatatatatatatatatatatatatatatatatatatatatatatatatatatatatatatatatatatatattatgtattatgccttgaaaaagacagggttcctgttgaaacgtcggcacaataaacagttgttatgtgaaagcgcatctactttcatatttatatatatatatatatatatatatatatatatatatataatgtgaggaggtttattagccgttaaagacagcgacgagacagcgtcaagaaccgtccagcgatatatatatatatatatatatatatatatatatatatatatatatatatatatatatatatatatatatatatatatatatatatatatatatatatatatatatatatatatatataatgtgaggaggtttattagccgttaaagacagcgacgagacagcgtcaagaaccgtccagcgatcggcacagcaacgaacccaagcacgagccgagagagccaggcgttggcgatgctgctcgctgcaggcacatcttcttcttcacaatcgcccccgctgaaaaggagccatcctggcgacttaagaagtttcaggcaaaggctcatggtacggtttcagtcgggaaacatggacgatgtcacgtgcacgccggcgcatgtcgtccgatcgggaaactggttcaattaggaaattaaccggagaggttttctccaaaacggtgtaaggcccctcgtaccgcgggacaagtttcgaggagagtcccggtgtttggtatgggatggcaagccacacaagagaccctggggcaaaGTCGGGATCCGGAAGATAGGTTCTAcaagtttctttctggcgttgttgttcttccgaggtgaacgcacgggcgagctggcggcactcttcggcttgtctagcagcatcggagataggtggacactcggaagcatcaggacggtaaggaagtagggtatcaattgtatgggaaggctcacgtccgtaaagaagaaagaaaggtgagaatcccgtggtggattgtattgcggtgttatatgcgaacgtgacgtatgggagaacacggtcccagttgctgtgatcagatgccacgtacattgagagcatatcacctagcgtgcggttgaaccgttccgttagtccgttagtctgcgggtggtatgctgtcgttttccgatgaatgacgtggcattccgaaagcagggttttgacgacctcggaaagaaaagcgcggcctctgtcactaaggagctctcgaggtgcaccatgtcgaaggataaagcgttgcaaaatgaaagaggcgacatcctgagatGTAGCGCTcagcaaagcggctgtttcggcgtagcgtgtcaggtggtcgaccgccactataatccaccgattaccatctggtgtcaatggaaggggaccgtagaggtcaacgccgacgcgatcaaatggcttggcagggcatggaagtggctgcaatgcgccagtcgcacgtggcagtgttgatttacgtcgctggcagtcaggacagcactgcacgaatttacgtacaaaattgtacatgccgcgccagtaatagcgatggcgaaggcgttcgtatgttttgaacactccggcgtggccacattgcggatcgtcgtgaagggaggcgcatacttgcgatcg encodes the following:
- the LOC142792726 gene encoding uncharacterized protein LOC142792726 produces the protein MREITDRADAMPSGGPSYGSYCCVSWCFNNGRTHKKPGTSFFRIPRDGRMKAWMQYAGRDDLLSKLASLLYATYRVCSDHFTAQSFMDPGHTRLTRMAVPSVQPAAPCSLSVASSSDCDMAAEAALQGPAVEASKSGSHTLRCPDEQGGSSLVAGERISADFVLPEKTLTSHLAVTKGTCLTGKLYVHFNTRVD